The Musa acuminata AAA Group cultivar baxijiao unplaced genomic scaffold, Cavendish_Baxijiao_AAA HiC_scaffold_635, whole genome shotgun sequence sequence TCTTAGAAGGCTGCTAGTTTTTGTGGACAATCATAGCACAATATGCAGCATTTACTTCAGATGCTTTCTCTAATGAACAAGGATCCAATAAGCTTTAAGTTATGTAATGGTGACTTATCTGCTAGCATAATTAATCCACAAAAAAATATCAAGCAGAGAATGTAAGAATGGTATCATGAGATAAAGAAGTGCAAAAACATACAAACCTGCCACAACAAGTTGGCAATAGAAGAATCGTTCCTCTATCTCTATCTTTGGTATCATCAACAGTTGAACTAAAAAATGCTGACAGGGGAATTAAATCCCAGGTTTGACTATCAGGGATACAAAAACGTGCCTCATGCACCATATAACAGCTATCGACAAAGCATTGCTGCCAACCACCCTGCATGCTTAAAAATTTGTCCATGCCATAAAAAAATCTCCTTGTCCATGTTCCACAGCCTTCATGAGCAATCATGATTATCCCTGTTTCACAGTCACCAGGTTTCCTATGATGAATCCCAGATGAAAGAATGTCTACTTTCCAGTTCGGACAGCCCATCACACCTAGTACAATTTTTCCGTCAACAACAAGAGCCAAGCCCacctgaaaattttgaaatattttgATCCAGAAAGCAGACAAAAAATATCAATATACACTGTgaatgattttaataaaatcaatcCAGAAGTGATGATGAACAGTTTGTAATAACTGATAAAGATGATTAACTGGTTTAGGAACTAAGCCCTTGTGACAGTATATAGTTTGCAATGGTGACAATTGTGAAACAAGAGCAAGAAACAAAATAATTGAATTGTCAGATACCAGTATTGAAGTGGAACTGTGGAACAAAGACAATCTACCACACACCCTACAATTCCACAGACACAATCAGAAAAATTTTAAAGATTCTGCAGCTGTTTCTCATTGTAGACTATTCAATTTAGATACAAGTGTTTACACTTCTCTTGACGCAGATCAAGCAAACACTGACATATTGCTGATAATATGGTATTGGTAATTCCGTGTAAAAAGTGCAAAcagaagattatatatatatatatatatatatatatatatatatatatatatatatatatataatcatttagTGGAGCTGCAGAAAGAAAATGAAGCAAAGCATACCACATATAGTGCATCATTGCCCTTCAAGAAACCCCGAGTACCATCAATGGGGTCAAGCACCTACAACAAAGGACACTGATTGGATACCATACAACAATCTCCAAGATGCATTTATTGGATGCTATCCCTTAAATTACCCAATAAGTAGCAGGCTGTGCATCAAAAGAGACTGCATCCTTCCCCCCTCTATCAATAGCCTCCAACACAACATCAGAAGTTAAAGGATCATCAGCACCAGTGGCTTTATCAGCAACTGCAGTCAACACCAAGTTCACAAGGGAGTTACCATCGTGGCCATGAACTCTCTGCAGATCTCCAGAATTTGATCTTAAGAAACCGGAGTCTTCTTCGGCCACCAATGGTATAGATGGAAAAAGTCTCTTCAGCTCTGCCATTACCATGACACAAATTGAAGAAAATTAGAATTCAAGCTCATGTTTTGTTTCAAAAACAATATTTGCTTGAAAGAGATCACAAAGAAGAGGACGAATAGTTTAATGAACAACTTTAGGAGTTAATTACGATACAGATGATAGGATTACCCAAGCTGATCAGCGCTTGCACGCCAAAGTCCGCGATTGTTACAGGCGTCTGATCGTTCTTTTCAAGAATCCGGCCTTTATCGGACAGCAGCGACTTCTTCACCTGATGGAtcagaaaaagaagagaactttAGAAGAAATGGGCCATTTTGCGCcccgaataaaaaaaaaaaaggaagggcgATATTCCTCGTTCCGTCATCACATTCTTGAAGACTTACATGTAAATTGATGGGaaaatgagaagaaaaagaaacgtACATCGACGCAGAGGCGGCAAGCTCTCTCCACAACATCGACGGCAGCTTCCAGCTCTCCGTAGAACTTGGCCTTCTCCGGAAGGAAGGGAAGGCTCGACCTGGAACGGAGAAGAGCCGTCTTATGAAGTTTCGACCCGAAAAAGGGGTGAGAAGGTGGAATTTAGGAGAGACCTGATGGTGGCGAAGGTcttgcaagaagaagaaaagggcGGACGAGAGAAGGGAGCACGGAATCGAGGGAGGGGAAGCCGCGAGGGCGGTTGAAGGAGGAAGAACGTCATGGACCGAGAGGagacgattgctctgccggctcaATGATCTCTATGCTTCCCTCGTTCTTCTCCCCCGTTTTGCTCTTCCGCCCGAGTCTTCGACTCGCGGATTTTGCTCTCCCGACTGGCTTCATCCGAGTCGAATCGGAGCCGGTGAAAAGTTCGACCTTTCTTGCGGTCCGGACGGACCCACATATCCCAACCCACAAATCGAATATAATCCGACCAAAAATGAAGGGCTCTTCGGATCCGCTGCCGAATTGCGTTCATCCAATATTGATTCATGTAAAATGGATCCTCATTGGATCCGCTACGATCGACAGTCTGAGCCGTATTCCTTCTCTTGTTTTCTAAATTATATTTGGTAGATATTTCAAGTCAAAAATAGAATTAACAtacatttgaaattattttttataaatattttgagttgaaaataaattaatataCATCAAATTTGGTACTGATAGGAACGATTTTGTCTCATGTCAATTCATCTATCAAAAAGGGTGATACCTAAGTAGCACTCAAGTCATCAACCTCAAAATAACATCGTAGTGCATCCCGACATATCCCGCATCAATAATCGATAATAATCATCATGTCTTATCAAGAATAGTAAAAGATCAGACGATTCACCTAATCTTATTCTAAGTCGGTCAGTAAGAAAGCATAGAGATCATGTATAAAAAGAAACACATCAGCTTCCACTTAAGAGATAACTCTCTTCACACTAACTCAGTCATACAGTGTATACTACTTCGTTGACTTTAACATCGAATGAGTCACACCGAGCAACCCCTGATGCTAGCTCGTCACGTAAGATTGTTGGCGATTGGAAAATGACCTCACTGCTAGGATACAACCACATAGTCACAAGACAACTCTTCGCTCGAGGACACCCGAACAATTTAGCCCCGGGAAGAAATCTTGCAACCAAAAAAATCTCAAATCGTCTATTCGATCGTTTGGAATCTGAGTCCTCACCAATAGAATGACTTCCAATCTCATCCTATCAAGTCTCTGCCAGTGAAGAAAACCACATAGATAACTTGCACCTTTTGTCGCCTTCAGATCGTACGCTTTACTCGTCAATCAGAGCATTATAGATGAGATATGATAGTTACATCCTACAGATCCAAGAAGAGGTTAGTAATGATTACCATACTAAAAGTTTAGCAATGATTACAGTCATAAGGATCGTACAGGTAGCAGAGTacataaagaaagaagaaaagaaggagaggaggcaTAGATTGATATGgttaagaggaggaggagaaggtgtcGATGATGGTGGTGTGAAGTGGATCGCTTAGGTGGGTGGCCCAGTTGTTGAGGGGGCCCTTGCCGGTGACGGCGGCCTGGACGGCGAAGCCCAGGAAGGCGACCATGGCGAGGCGGCCGTGCTTGATCTCCGCCAGCTGCAGGGAGGGCTTCTTCTCGGGGTCGGCCGCCAGGCCGAGGGGGTCGAAGTACTTGCCGCCTGGGTACAGCCTCTTCTCGGGGTCGAGCTCCGCGTTCCTCTGGAACTCGATGTAGCCGATCACCAGCACCTCGATCCATATCAGCGTGGTGATGTTGAAGGGGAGAGGGAGGCCGAGGTACGAGGAGCCCTCCACCAACTCTACCTGCAGTCACACATCCAACCAGTGTTCTTACGTACACATATATTGGGTAGGAAGTCTGTTCACGAGACAAAAAGGTTGCGCCGGAAATCTTGGGTCTAAAATCGAGCTAGATTTGCGTAGAGTACGATATTATACCTTGCCAGCATCCTGCC is a genomic window containing:
- the LOC103994349 gene encoding putative 3'(2'),5'-bisphosphate nucleotidase, mitochondrial isoform X1, which gives rise to MTFFLLQPPSRLPLPRFRAPFSRPPFSSSCKTFATIRSSLPFLPEKAKFYGELEAAVDVVERACRLCVDVKKSLLSDKGRILEKNDQTPVTIADFGVQALISLELKRLFPSIPLVAEEDSGFLRSNSGDLQRVHGHDGNSLVNLVLTAVADKATGADDPLTSDVVLEAIDRGGKDAVSFDAQPATYWVLDPIDGTRGFLKGNDALYVVGLALVVDGKIVLGVMGCPNWKVDILSSGIHHRKPGDCETGIIMIAHEGCGTWTRRFFYGMDKFLSMQGGWQQCFVDSCYMVHEARFCIPDSQTWDLIPLSAFFSSTVDDTKDRDRGTILLLPTCCGSLCKYLMVASGRASVFILRARAQTSIKVWDHAVGVICIQEAGGKVTDWIGTELDLAADEAGRRIIYPSGGVLVTNGRLHNQLLEMISSNFHVIRHA
- the LOC103994349 gene encoding putative 3'(2'),5'-bisphosphate nucleotidase, mitochondrial isoform X2 — encoded protein: MTFFLLQPPSRLPLPRFRAPFSRPPFSSSCKTFATIRSSLPFLPEKAKFYGELEAAVDVVERACRLCVDVKKSLLSDKGRILEKNDQTPVTIADFGVQALISLELKRLFPSIPLVAEEDSGFLRSNSGDLQRVHGHDGNSLVNLVLTAVADKATGADDPLTSDVVLEAIDRGGKDAVSFDAQPATYWVLDPIDGTRGFLKGNDALYVVGLALVVDGKIVLGVMGCPNWKVDILSSGIHHRKPGDCETGIIMIAHEGCGTWTRRFFYGMDKFLSMQGGWQQCFVDSCYMVHEARFCIPDSQTWDLIPLSAFFSSTVDDTKDRDRGTILLLPTCCGSLCKYLMVASGRASVFILRARAQTSIKVWDHAVGVICIQEAGGKVTDWIGTELDLAADEAGRRIIYPSGT